aagaggagcaTGCATTTAGAGTTTCTCCATTTCACCGGTAAGCtttaaagttgttgttgtttgttgaattGCTTTAGACACATGTGTACAAGACTTGAATTTTGGTTGTGTAAAGTGTAAAAGACTTGAAATTTGGTTGTGTTGTAATAAGTTAAAATATGGAAATGTTGgtcatatttttgttgtaataagCTAAAGATAATTAACACTATGTTTTCAATCTAcgaaaataacattttgtactatatactataaatatataataatatacaatttttatttatctctaATACTTTACAATATATCTTAAAAGTGGCAACTCATCATGACCACTATCATGACATCATTTTCATATCTTCATAACCAAATGATAAAATAcgttattttgattttcataatcaATAAAGATTTTCAAATCCTATGTCgatttacaaatcaataaacaaataacaCCCCTTAGAAATACTCATGGATTTGTtgcttcattttcattttgaagtGAAcccttttcaaaaagaaaaaacaacgtATGTGAACAAAAACTACACACTCATATGgcaatctatcttaacatttttgaagtacaattttgtgtcatttttttaatttctatcatTAGCAATAAATAtggtaattaataaaaatcctAATATTCATCGAGATTCTAATCATTTAATCTGAAATTATAACTTAAGACcaaaattagttaaaataaaaatcgaatagtatatattaaaatttaataaaattacttattcaataattcttaataaaatatacatacttactataattatttcaaattcaataccTATTTATTTAATACctgatattttaaatgtttgcaaataaaataaatataaaagtttaacaTGCGTTAAAATTTACTCAACTGATTAACAGAGTGTCGCAATTATGTCAATAACTAATTTGCAAGCATCAAactttgtataataaaatatacgtTAATCTCTTTTTATGTATGATTCCTTTTCAATATGCATGttcacaaaaataatataaatgtaatgattttattattagaattagtaatttacaatattttttttgtttttatttactttttcgaaaatagtaattgtaatatttttgtattttgtatctAGCAAGTTGTGGGCTCACTAAAACTGTCAAATTTTCAAAGTGTTtactattttcatattttgcaaATTAAATACCTCTCTGGGACTATGGATTCAGTAACAAGAATAAGAGAATCAATCTTTCATTCGATTAACAAATGATTTGGCAGGAGGAAGGGGCCAATGAAGATGGagagaaaacatatatagtaaCCTTTGaagcaaaatattcaaaatatttgtcCCAGAGCTATATTGTCAGATGACACACTAATAATTCGTTAAAAGTCACTAGCAAGTAGCAACCATATAAAAGAGTAATgatccacaacaacaaaatgcaGTAAGATAAAACCTTGAATCTAATTAGAAACACAAAACTTAGCAGCTACTCTCGTAAGTGTAGATTTATAGGTATCCCCATCAGTTCCTCTAAAATGAGTTATTTGCAACTCAGAGCATAGAACCAAGACTGTGTAAGAGTCCAGACATTTGAGGATGTCCGGGTCTCTATCATAATcctaatttcccaaaaaaaaaaaaaaaaaaaaaaaaaaNNNNNNNNNNNNNNNNNNNNNNNNNNNNNNNNNNNNNNNNNNNNNNNNNNNNNNNNNNNNNNNNNNNNNNNNNNNNNNNNNNNNNNNNNNNNNNNNNNNNNNNNNNNNNNNNNNNNNNNNNNNNNNNNNNNNNNNNNNNNNNNNNNNNNNNNNNNNNNNNNNNNNNNNNNNNNNNNNNNNNNNNNNNNNNNNNNNNNNNNNNNNNNNNNNNNNNNNNNNNNNNNNNNNNNNNNNNNNNNNNNNNNNNNNNNNNNNNNNNNNNaaaaaaaaaaaaaaaaaaagataaaaatggaGTTAGATTCATGCCTCTGGACTTGAAACTTAATAATGAATGCAAGTaacaacaagaaacagaaaCTTGTCTTCACCTTTTCAGTTAGCACAATGATAGGCTTGGAATTAGTTTTTTGCTCTAGTCCCTTTGCTCTCCTCCTCATAGTTTCCACATCCTGCATTTTTCATTATGATATTAGTCAAAACCAATTTGATTTAGTTAAAAAGAATCTGTGTCTATCAACGTTTATGGCATTAAAATAATTAGGGAATAACGCATCAAATAGTTAAGAAAGTGGTAGCATTGTACCTGTGCTTCAAATAAATGATGATCACTGAAATCAAGTCTATCAACATAACGTGCTCCTGTCTGTCAAAGGTAAAACTCACTAGTTAGAAACCTAGCATtgcaaaaactgaatcttttttaacaaaatccaGTGAGCATGAAACTACAGAATAGCACAAAACAAGTTACCATCACAATGCTCTTGACAAATGCGTCAGCGAATCCAATTGCGGAAACACATAGCACAGATGCACATCGCAATGCTTCTAAAGCGAGATGTGACTTAGCATTGTTAACATCGAACAGGAATTTGGGCACCATGTTGGAGTAAAAAATCGGGATCGACTTTTTGAATCCTTGTATAAAGTTCTCAATATCTCTGAGGCTTTGTTTAGTTATCTAAAATGATCCAAAACAACAAACCtcaataatcatcatcatcgaaaaaacgggaaataaacaaaaacggAAACAGAGAGTTGTCAACGCACCAAGTTCACGTGGTGTACTACAACAATATCTGCCCGCTCAAGCGCCACAAGAGGTTCACGTAAGGGACCAAGGGGAACTAAATGACCATTTCCCCACGGATTCATCCCGTTAAGCATCACAATCTCGAGATCACGAGACAAACTCCAATGCTATCTACCAAACAAGAGAGCAAGTCTTTGAAAAGTGCAGTAAACAGCCACAACAAAGAAAATCTCAGATTCCTTTTGGCTAAATAATAAAGCTACACTTTTTGAATATACCTGCATCCCATCATCTAGAACAACTACTCCAATTTTCTGCGAAATGTTCATAGCTTCTGCTCTTTCATGAAGATCAAAGAATGACCTTATACTAGAAGGATCTACACAGCCATACTTTTCGAAAAACCAAGCAGCGGTAGATGCCCGGTTTGCACCAACCCCAATCTTTACCGGTCCACCTTGAAGATGTCTTTTAAGCATTTTGGCTTCATCTCCACCACCATAACCCTGCCAGTGAATATGTAGTGTCTAAATTCACAAGCAAAACActctaaaaattcaaattctaacaattagaagaagaatGGGAGGGGATTTACACGAGTGAGGATAAGAGGTGAAAGTCCAGAATCAACGAGGAATTGAGAAATGTATTCCACCATTGGCGTCTTCCCATTACCACCCCAGCTCAGATTCCCAACGCTGATCACCGGAACCGGTAATCTTCAGCATCAATTTTTTAATTCCAGATATGTTATTATCAAATCGATTAATAAAAANGTGAGGATGGGAACGAGAGAGCGGTGAAGTGCAGGGGATTTACTATGGTCTCTCGTGTTGGCGATTTCGTTCACCACCTTCCGCACCTTCTCCATTGACTTATTGATTTACTTACTACTATACAGAAGATGTTCGTTGAACTAAGACGGATATTAtaaagtccggttaaaatccagTCTTTCGGTTTACAAAAGTTGGTACATGAAAAACGATAATAACCGGCACTCATCGGTATTggaattcaaattttttgtcaacaaatttcatgaatcatgatgattTCTTACCAAATTGTATAAACATCTAAAATTAAATCTGTGCTAACCGGTGCATCTCTTTCGGTTTGCATCTTTACAAAttggaaaatacaaaatatcgATTACATAGCTTCAAGAACTAAAAGTAAAAGTATTTAACCCTTTTGAAGCTTCGGGGTCTTGGATCTTCGTAGAACACAGACACCACCGTCACACATGTAGTCTCTAGATCCAGAGGATTCCTTTGCGAAACAGCTGAAAATATTTGAGAAGAAACCCATCAGTCTCTGAATCTAGAGAAACTTTTTGATCACAGACACATGGGCTTTCCAGGTTCTTTGCATCTGTTGTATACATTGTCTGATATATAAAGAGCAAAACTCCAAGATTCATATATCAGAGGTGGAAATTAAAGATAGGAAGGAGTCAATGGGGGTGTGCTACACAAATAAATTACGTTTGTTTTATCAAGACTGAAAATGAAACACGTTGCTAATATATATCATCATGGACCACTAAAGTCTTCCTAACGAACACACGTTTGCTGATGAAGTTGTTGGTTCCAATAATGTTAAACTAATATAACGTATATGTATGTGTCAAAGAGAGTTTGTGTTCGCAGTATCCTACCTGAGTTCTTAAAAGGAAACAATGGCTTCCTTCCTTGAGCTCTTCGCCTTCTTCTTTGGCTGTCGTTTCTTTCTGGACTTCTTTAACCCGCCTCCTGTCTCCTGCGGACAATAATAAAGTTCAAAGAGTTAGTTCACAGAGAAGGTTTATGCATAACATTATTAGATGGTATCAACC
The Camelina sativa cultivar DH55 chromosome 15, Cs, whole genome shotgun sequence DNA segment above includes these coding regions:
- the LOC104746457 gene encoding probable tetraacyldisaccharide 4'-kinase, mitochondrial isoform X1, with protein sequence MVEYISQFLVDSGLSPLILTRGYGGGDEAKMLKRHLQGGPVKIGVGANRASTAAWFFEKYGCVDPSSIRSFFDLHERAEAMNISQKIGVVVLDDGMQHWSLSRDLEIVMLNGMNPWGNGHLVPLGPLREPLVALERADIVVVHHVNLITKQSLRDIENFIQGFKKSIPIFYSNMVPKFLFDVNNAKSHLALEALRCASVLCVSAIGFADAFVKSIVMTGARYVDRLDFSDHHLFEAQDVETMRRRAKGLEQKTNSKPIIVLTEKDYDRDPDILKCLDSYTVLVLCSELQITHFRGTDGDTYKSTLTRVAAKFCVSN